In a single window of the Veillonella sp. genome:
- a CDS encoding DUF951 domain-containing protein, which yields MAFVRYYVGDVVKMKKSHPCGSDEWEVKRIGTDFLIVCNGCGHQLLMPRPKFEKAVKKIISRLPENE from the coding sequence ATGGCATTTGTTAGATATTACGTAGGCGATGTGGTGAAGATGAAAAAGTCACATCCCTGCGGCAGTGATGAATGGGAAGTCAAACGGATTGGCACAGATTTCCTCATTGTATGTAATGGCTGTGGTCATCAACTGTTGATGCCGCGCCCGAAATTTGAAAAGGCAGTTAAGAAAATTATATCTAGATTGCCAGAGAATGAATAA
- the rbr gene encoding rubrerythrin, which translates to MAELKGSNTEKNLQAAFAGESQAFQKYTFYAAAARKAGMNEIADYFEETAHNESAHAKLWFKALHGGDVSSDIEANLRDAAAGENYEHTTMYKEFADEAEKEGFAKIAYQMREVGKIEARHEARYLALAAQVSGNKVFHNDEPVAWICANCGYVHVGEEAPKLCPVCAHPQAFFHRFVESI; encoded by the coding sequence ATGGCAGAATTAAAAGGTTCTAACACTGAAAAAAATCTTCAAGCAGCATTCGCTGGCGAATCCCAAGCATTCCAAAAATATACTTTCTACGCAGCAGCAGCTCGTAAAGCTGGCATGAACGAAATCGCTGATTATTTCGAAGAAACAGCTCACAACGAATCTGCACATGCTAAATTGTGGTTCAAAGCTCTTCATGGTGGCGATGTATCTTCCGATATCGAAGCTAACCTTCGTGATGCAGCAGCTGGTGAAAACTACGAACACACTACAATGTACAAAGAATTTGCTGACGAAGCTGAAAAAGAAGGTTTTGCTAAAATCGCTTACCAAATGCGCGAAGTTGGTAAAATCGAAGCTCGTCATGAAGCTCGTTACCTTGCATTAGCAGCTCAAGTATCCGGTAACAAAGTATTCCACAACGACGAACCAGTTGCTTGGATCTGCGCTAACTGCGGTTACGTACATGTTGGTGAAGAAGCTCCAAAACTTTGCCCAGTATGTGCTCACCCACAAGCATTCTTCCACCGTTTCGTGGAATCCATCTAA
- the thiM gene encoding hydroxyethylthiazole kinase translates to MNHENPYMKGQTWPNLNILETLRQRNPLVICITNDVVRTFTANGLLAIGASPVMSECSEDLKDLIVHASALLINIGTLTPDKAAYYKEAIALAKKHEVPIVLDPVGCHAGAYRLSVVLDLIKTGNISLLRGNQSEIKAIYDTLSLNDTANNSTAGKGVDGAQVEDSAVIAYRLTRLINCPVVATGEEDYVSDGTRVFAVPHGHPIMTSVTGTGCLLGAVLAAFFSAYYPCKDRVSIGEFLAYVLAYYGLAGESAVQVSGVKPGSFSVAFMDALYMLDDAVLISENHIRPIVVPDQLQVYFIGGTQDVGLNENRLLSVVEEACRGGVTCFQFREKGMGTLEGQQKLELAQQLQQICAKYNVLYIINDDVDLAVAVNADGVHVGQEDMCLEEVRHLVGHKVVGISIHSVEELHKTDVVYADCVGVGPMYATSSKPDAQEPCGPNRISELQAEGLTLPCVGIGGITLDNAVPIIQGGACGIAIISAIAHADNPYEAAQQFKHLVDSAQP, encoded by the coding sequence ATGAACCATGAAAATCCATATATGAAAGGTCAAACTTGGCCTAATCTAAATATATTAGAGACATTGCGTCAGAGAAATCCTCTTGTTATTTGCATTACTAATGATGTGGTACGTACCTTTACGGCCAATGGTTTACTAGCCATTGGTGCATCGCCTGTGATGAGCGAATGCAGTGAAGATTTAAAAGACCTCATCGTTCATGCATCGGCTTTACTCATCAATATTGGAACGCTTACGCCAGATAAAGCTGCTTACTACAAGGAGGCTATAGCACTGGCAAAGAAACATGAGGTTCCTATCGTGTTAGATCCAGTAGGCTGTCATGCGGGAGCTTACCGATTGTCGGTAGTCTTAGATTTAATTAAGACTGGTAATATCTCTCTATTACGAGGTAATCAAAGCGAAATCAAAGCTATTTATGATACTTTAAGTCTCAATGATACGGCTAATAATTCTACTGCAGGCAAAGGTGTAGATGGGGCACAAGTCGAGGATAGTGCTGTTATTGCCTATCGTTTGACACGTCTTATCAACTGTCCTGTGGTAGCAACGGGGGAAGAGGATTATGTTTCCGATGGAACTCGCGTATTTGCAGTACCACATGGACACCCTATTATGACATCTGTAACGGGTACGGGCTGTTTATTAGGAGCCGTATTAGCAGCCTTCTTTAGCGCTTATTATCCATGTAAAGATAGAGTATCTATCGGTGAATTTCTCGCCTATGTACTGGCTTACTATGGCTTGGCCGGTGAAAGTGCGGTACAGGTGAGCGGTGTAAAACCTGGTAGCTTTAGTGTAGCCTTTATGGATGCTTTATACATGCTTGATGATGCGGTGCTTATATCTGAAAATCATATACGTCCTATAGTTGTACCTGATCAATTACAAGTATATTTCATTGGTGGCACTCAAGATGTAGGTCTTAATGAAAATCGCTTGCTAAGTGTCGTAGAAGAGGCTTGTCGAGGTGGTGTGACTTGTTTCCAATTTAGAGAAAAGGGAATGGGCACTTTAGAGGGACAACAGAAATTAGAATTAGCCCAACAATTACAACAAATCTGTGCGAAGTACAATGTACTCTATATTATCAATGATGATGTAGACTTAGCAGTGGCCGTTAATGCCGATGGCGTTCACGTAGGACAGGAGGATATGTGCCTAGAAGAGGTACGCCATCTTGTAGGCCATAAGGTAGTTGGTATTTCCATTCACTCCGTGGAGGAATTACATAAGACAGATGTAGTCTATGCTGATTGTGTAGGTGTAGGGCCTATGTATGCTACAAGTAGTAAACCTGATGCACAAGAACCATGCGGACCAAATCGAATTAGTGAACTTCAAGCAGAAGGTTTAACACTACCATGTGTTGGCATTGGAGGAATTACCTTAGATAATGCGGTACCTATTATACAAGGAGGTGCCTGTGGTATTGCCATCATATCCGCTATAGCTCATGCAGATAATCCTTATGAAGCAGCCCAACAGTTTAAGCATTTAGTAGATAGTGCACAACCTTAA
- a CDS encoding NAD(P)H-dependent oxidoreductase: protein MSKYEIENVKLTAPKLDRKDLEYAMTYRYACKKFDSTKKISDEDWNAILTAARLAPTSLGFEPYELLVIQNPEIREKMKAHGWGIQAGLEASHFVVFLTRKKIDLEFDSPYVRYIQEEVKQLPAEIDAAYREKYAQFTTSDYKTFESERAAFDWASKQAYIVMANMMTMAAYEGLDSCPLEGFNQDDMTALLGDELGLFDTKHFGISVMAAFGYRDEEPHRNKTRRTLDEIVTVVE, encoded by the coding sequence ATGAGCAAATATGAAATAGAAAATGTAAAATTAACGGCTCCTAAATTGGATCGTAAAGATTTAGAATATGCTATGACATATCGTTATGCATGTAAAAAATTTGATAGTACTAAAAAGATTTCTGATGAAGATTGGAATGCAATTTTAACAGCAGCTCGCTTGGCTCCAACATCCCTTGGTTTCGAGCCTTATGAGTTGTTAGTGATCCAAAATCCTGAAATTCGTGAAAAAATGAAAGCTCATGGCTGGGGTATTCAAGCAGGCCTTGAAGCAAGTCATTTTGTAGTGTTCTTAACACGCAAAAAGATAGACTTGGAATTCGATTCCCCTTATGTTCGTTATATTCAAGAGGAAGTTAAACAATTACCTGCAGAAATTGATGCAGCATATCGTGAAAAATATGCCCAATTCACTACAAGCGATTATAAAACATTTGAATCTGAACGAGCTGCTTTTGACTGGGCTTCTAAACAAGCATATATCGTTATGGCAAATATGATGACAATGGCTGCTTATGAAGGTTTAGATTCTTGTCCGTTAGAAGGTTTCAATCAAGATGATATGACAGCACTTCTTGGTGACGAACTCGGTCTCTTCGATACGAAACATTTCGGCATCTCCGTAATGGCTGCCTTTGGCTACCGTGATGAAGAACCACATCGCAATAAAACACGTCGTACATTAGATGAAATTGTAACCGTAGTTGAATAA
- a CDS encoding GlsB/YeaQ/YmgE family stress response membrane protein — MLWSIIVGGFIGFLAGAITNKGGAMGVIANVVAGLVGSSVGQAIFGTWGPSLAGMALIPSVLGAVIVVAVVSFFFGKKG, encoded by the coding sequence ATGTTATGGTCAATTATTGTTGGTGGTTTTATCGGATTCCTAGCAGGTGCCATCACTAACAAAGGTGGAGCAATGGGCGTTATTGCCAATGTTGTTGCTGGTTTAGTTGGTTCGTCTGTGGGGCAAGCAATATTTGGCACATGGGGTCCTAGCTTAGCTGGCATGGCATTAATTCCTTCTGTTCTTGGTGCTGTAATTGTTGTTGCTGTTGTTTCGTTTTTCTTCGGGAAAAAGGGATAG
- a CDS encoding diaminopimelate dehydrogenase, whose amino-acid sequence MSKIRIGIVGYGNLGRGVEASVKLQPDMELVGVFSRRKGLETVSGVPTYTMEDLPNFKGKIDVMVLCGGSATDLIEQTPMVTKYFNCIDSFDTHARIPEHFANVDKVAKEAKTATLISCGWDPGMFSLQRVYAESILPQGKSYTFWGRGVSQGHSDAIRRIDGVLDARQYTVPKEQYLEAIRNGETPDVDGYKGHLRECYVVAAPDADKAKIENEIKTMENYFVGYETVVNFISQEELDRNHKGIPHGGFVLRSGESTDGTRHVIEYSLKLDSNPEFTGSALVAYARGIYRLAKHGGTGCYTVFDIPPAWISTHSAEELRAHSL is encoded by the coding sequence ATGAGCAAAATTCGTATTGGTATCGTTGGCTACGGCAACTTAGGCCGTGGCGTTGAAGCATCCGTAAAATTACAACCTGATATGGAGCTTGTTGGTGTATTCTCTCGCCGTAAAGGTTTAGAAACAGTATCTGGTGTTCCTACATATACTATGGAAGATCTACCAAACTTCAAAGGTAAAATCGATGTTATGGTTCTTTGCGGTGGTTCTGCAACAGACCTTATCGAACAAACTCCAATGGTAACAAAATACTTCAACTGTATCGATTCCTTCGATACACATGCACGTATCCCTGAACATTTCGCTAACGTAGACAAAGTAGCTAAAGAAGCTAAAACTGCTACATTGATTTCCTGCGGTTGGGACCCAGGCATGTTCTCTTTACAACGTGTATATGCTGAAAGCATCTTGCCTCAAGGTAAATCTTATACATTCTGGGGCCGTGGCGTTTCCCAAGGTCACTCCGATGCTATCCGTCGTATCGATGGCGTTCTTGACGCTCGTCAATACACTGTTCCTAAAGAACAATACCTTGAAGCCATCCGTAATGGTGAAACTCCAGACGTTGATGGCTACAAAGGTCACCTTCGTGAGTGCTATGTAGTAGCTGCTCCTGATGCTGATAAAGCTAAAATTGAAAACGAAATCAAAACTATGGAAAACTACTTCGTAGGTTATGAAACTGTAGTAAACTTCATTTCTCAAGAAGAACTTGATCGCAACCACAAAGGCATTCCACATGGTGGCTTCGTTCTTCGCTCTGGTGAAAGTACAGATGGCACTCGTCACGTTATCGAGTATTCCTTGAAACTTGACTCCAACCCTGAATTCACTGGCTCTGCACTTGTTGCTTATGCTCGTGGTATCTACCGCCTTGCTAAACATGGCGGCACAGGTTGCTACACTGTATTCGATATTCCACCAGCTTGGATTTCCACACATTCTGCTGAAGAATTACGAGCTCACTCTCTATAA
- the yedF gene encoding sulfurtransferase-like selenium metabolism protein YedF gives MSNTNELTVDVRGSLCPKPVIETKKVSDANPNAVITTIVDNEVSRDNVEKFGKSRGYGVAIRQDGKDFYLTMTPNANPVTEASCEPMNYGNRVILMTKDYLGEGSEELGRNLMKTFWVCMVEADVKPSKIYFINSSVKMVTNDSVHLENIKKLADAGVEIAACGICLDFYGVKENVGVGSITNMYAITDAILGDNIVKL, from the coding sequence ATGAGTAATACAAATGAATTAACTGTAGACGTACGTGGTAGCTTATGTCCAAAACCTGTAATTGAAACTAAGAAGGTTAGTGATGCTAATCCAAATGCTGTTATTACGACGATTGTAGATAATGAAGTGAGTCGTGATAATGTGGAAAAGTTTGGTAAGTCTCGAGGCTATGGTGTGGCTATTCGCCAAGACGGTAAGGATTTCTATCTCACTATGACGCCAAATGCAAATCCCGTGACAGAAGCGAGTTGCGAACCGATGAACTATGGTAACCGCGTCATCTTGATGACAAAAGATTATCTTGGTGAAGGTAGCGAAGAGCTCGGTAGAAATTTGATGAAAACCTTCTGGGTGTGTATGGTAGAAGCAGATGTGAAACCATCTAAGATCTATTTCATTAATAGCAGTGTCAAGATGGTAACTAACGATTCTGTTCATTTGGAAAATATTAAAAAGCTAGCTGACGCAGGTGTGGAAATTGCAGCTTGTGGGATTTGCCTCGATTTCTATGGTGTGAAAGAAAACGTTGGTGTCGGTAGTATTACGAACATGTATGCTATTACAGATGCTATCCTTGGTGACAATATTGTTAAGCTATAA
- a CDS encoding DUF3343 domain-containing protein, with the protein MENKKLLVVFTSYYFGDKADKLLTELEVPHQLMATPPELYDMCGLSVQIDPSIVEQVQIILKEHKISTSGLFWYEKGELAVPYKD; encoded by the coding sequence TTGGAAAATAAAAAATTACTTGTCGTTTTTACATCCTATTATTTTGGTGATAAAGCAGATAAGTTATTAACAGAATTAGAGGTGCCTCATCAATTGATGGCCACACCTCCCGAGCTGTACGATATGTGTGGTTTATCGGTGCAAATAGATCCGAGTATTGTTGAGCAGGTTCAGATTATTTTAAAAGAACATAAGATTAGTACGTCAGGCCTCTTTTGGTATGAAAAAGGAGAGCTGGCTGTACCATATAAAGACTAG
- a CDS encoding CsbD family protein, with amino-acid sequence MALEDKLNQAKGALKENAGKLTDNKELQAEGAVENTAAKVKEAAHDVAEDLKKAAEDVKDAVDGAISGVKNVLHKDDK; translated from the coding sequence ATGGCTTTAGAAGATAAATTAAATCAAGCTAAAGGTGCATTAAAAGAAAATGCCGGTAAATTAACTGATAACAAAGAATTGCAAGCAGAAGGTGCTGTAGAAAATACAGCTGCAAAAGTTAAAGAGGCTGCACATGATGTTGCTGAAGATCTCAAAAAAGCAGCTGAAGATGTTAAAGATGCTGTAGATGGTGCGATTAGTGGCGTCAAAAATGTTCTTCATAAAGACGATAAATAA
- the ychF gene encoding redox-regulated ATPase YchF, with translation MSTNLEVGIVGLPNVGKSTLFNAITKAGAEAANYPFCTIEPNVGVVDVPDNRLAVLAEMFGSKRILPAAMRFVDIAGLVEGASKGEGLGNKFLSHIRQVDAIAQVIRCFDDPNITHVSGSIDPIRDIEIINTELCLADLESVEKRKQRIEKIAKSGDKDARTELPLLERIIEGLGEAKPVRAQGLEEEELEMIKELTLLTAKPSLYVANISEDEVSDYSANEYVKRVEEYAKNEGAGIVVVSARIESEIAELSEEESAAFLEDLGLEESGLTKLIKASYALLGLINYFTAGEMEARAWTIVNGTKAPQAAGKIHSDIEKGFIRAEIVSFDDLQACGSQNAAKEKGLVRLEGKDYVMKDGDVTHFRFNV, from the coding sequence ATGAGCACAAATTTAGAAGTAGGCATCGTAGGCCTTCCAAATGTTGGTAAAAGTACATTATTCAACGCCATTACTAAAGCAGGCGCTGAAGCTGCCAACTATCCATTCTGTACAATCGAGCCAAACGTAGGTGTTGTTGATGTTCCAGATAATCGTTTAGCTGTATTGGCTGAAATGTTTGGTTCTAAACGCATCCTCCCTGCTGCTATGCGCTTCGTAGATATCGCTGGCCTCGTAGAAGGTGCATCTAAAGGTGAAGGTTTAGGCAATAAATTCCTTAGCCACATCCGCCAAGTAGATGCGATTGCACAAGTTATTCGTTGTTTCGATGACCCTAACATCACACACGTTTCTGGCTCTATCGATCCAATCCGTGACATCGAAATCATCAACACTGAGCTTTGCCTCGCTGACCTTGAATCCGTTGAAAAACGCAAACAACGTATCGAAAAAATCGCTAAATCTGGCGATAAAGATGCACGTACTGAATTACCATTGCTAGAACGCATCATCGAAGGTCTTGGCGAAGCTAAACCTGTTCGTGCCCAAGGTCTTGAAGAAGAAGAATTAGAAATGATTAAAGAGTTAACATTGCTTACAGCAAAACCATCTCTTTATGTAGCTAACATTTCTGAAGATGAAGTATCTGATTATTCTGCCAACGAATATGTAAAACGCGTAGAAGAATATGCCAAAAACGAAGGCGCTGGCATCGTTGTTGTGTCTGCTCGTATCGAGTCCGAAATTGCAGAGTTATCCGAAGAAGAATCCGCTGCATTCCTCGAAGATCTAGGCCTTGAAGAATCTGGCTTAACTAAACTTATCAAAGCAAGCTACGCACTCTTAGGTCTTATCAACTACTTCACAGCTGGCGAAATGGAAGCTCGTGCTTGGACAATTGTAAATGGCACAAAAGCACCTCAAGCAGCTGGTAAGATTCACTCCGATATCGAAAAAGGCTTTATCCGTGCCGAAATCGTATCCTTCGATGACTTACAAGCTTGCGGCAGCCAAAACGCGGCTAAAGAAAAAGGCCTTGTACGCCTTGAAGGTAAAGACTACGTTATGAAAGACGGCGATGTAACCCATTTCCGCTTCAATGTATAA
- a CDS encoding MBL fold metallo-hydrolase, which translates to MNIVIHRGTHQIGGSAIEISTASTCIMLDFGNELSLDEKYMPINLDIDGITKGIPNCDGIVISHYHMDHLGQLTSALSEIPLYMGELSKEIALIGADYQDRGLYLRLLGANTFRGGDAFSIGDICIRPLVIDHSAADSYMFVIEAEGKRVLYTGDFRMHGLRHHVLDKLVNTYIGEVDVLITEGTSLSRDADDCISEATVLDDISSYIQDGKYVFVMCSSTNIDRIMGIWQNMPTDKVLICDAYQKRILDTVINNVYYESSLYRKHDSPLVIDKGRYPKYYMEDGFVSLVRGTENFISKIKEFPKDDVRIIYSMWTGYIEENLALKELLDTYTSYICHASGHVSKDDLVQFIEMVDPDIVIPVHTDIPEKLKRILPDRNVYVVNDKEPFII; encoded by the coding sequence ATGAATATAGTTATACATCGTGGCACTCATCAGATTGGTGGTAGTGCTATAGAAATTAGTACAGCATCTACTTGCATTATGTTAGATTTTGGTAATGAATTAAGTTTAGATGAAAAGTACATGCCTATAAATCTAGATATAGATGGTATTACAAAAGGGATACCTAATTGCGATGGTATTGTGATTTCTCATTATCATATGGATCATTTAGGCCAACTAACCTCTGCACTATCAGAAATTCCATTATATATGGGTGAATTAAGTAAGGAAATCGCGCTAATAGGTGCTGATTATCAAGATAGAGGTCTATACTTGCGCTTATTAGGTGCTAATACATTTCGGGGTGGAGATGCCTTTTCTATTGGTGATATATGTATCAGACCTTTAGTTATCGATCATAGTGCTGCGGATAGTTATATGTTTGTCATTGAAGCAGAAGGTAAACGTGTCTTATATACAGGTGATTTTCGGATGCATGGGTTGCGCCATCACGTATTAGACAAATTAGTTAACACCTATATAGGTGAGGTTGATGTATTAATTACAGAGGGCACCTCATTGTCTAGAGACGCAGATGATTGTATATCTGAAGCCACAGTATTAGACGATATTTCTTCATATATTCAAGATGGGAAATATGTTTTTGTTATGTGTTCCTCTACGAATATTGACCGTATTATGGGGATTTGGCAGAATATGCCAACGGATAAAGTACTCATTTGTGATGCTTATCAGAAAAGAATATTAGATACTGTGATTAATAATGTATATTATGAAAGTTCTTTGTATCGTAAACATGATAGCCCATTAGTTATTGATAAAGGAAGGTATCCTAAATACTATATGGAAGATGGATTTGTATCTTTAGTAAGAGGGACAGAAAATTTTATTTCTAAAATTAAAGAGTTCCCTAAAGATGATGTACGTATTATATATTCCATGTGGACAGGATATATTGAGGAGAATTTAGCATTGAAAGAATTGTTAGATACATATACATCTTATATATGTCATGCCAGTGGTCATGTCTCAAAGGACGATTTAGTTCAGTTCATAGAAATGGTTGATCCTGATATTGTTATTCCGGTTCATACTGATATCCCTGAAAAACTAAAGAGAATACTACCTGATAGAAATGTTTATGTCGTTAATGATAAAGAGCCGTTTATCATATAA
- a CDS encoding LL-diaminopimelate aminotransferase, which yields MANINENYLNLQGSYLFANIAKKVADYQAAHPDADIIRLGIGDVTLPLVPAIIDAMSKAVQEMGKAETFRGYGPEQGYDFLRQAIVDGDYKPLGVDIAIDEVFVSDGAKSDVGNIQELFSEDNIIAITDPVYPVYLDSNVMGGRTGEAVDGIFQKVVYLPTYAENNFSPEFPSERVDIVYLCSPNNPTGTVLSRARLAEWIKWCKDNDAILMFDSAYEAFISTEDTVKSIYEIEGAREVAIEFRSFSKTAGFTGTRCAYAVVPKEVTGKTKSGERQALNPMWNRRQCTKFNGVPYIIQRGAEAVYTKEGREQTRANIAYYKENARIIKEGLESIGLTVYGGVDAPYIWLKTPGNMTSWELFDILLEQVQIVSTPGSGFGPHGEGYLRLTAFGSRENTIRAVERIKTLKF from the coding sequence ATGGCTAATATTAATGAAAACTATTTAAACCTACAAGGTTCTTATTTATTTGCTAATATCGCTAAAAAGGTTGCAGATTATCAAGCAGCTCATCCAGATGCAGACATCATTCGTCTTGGTATCGGCGATGTTACATTACCACTTGTTCCTGCAATTATCGATGCTATGAGCAAAGCAGTTCAAGAAATGGGTAAAGCTGAAACGTTCCGCGGTTACGGCCCTGAACAAGGTTACGACTTCTTACGTCAAGCTATTGTTGATGGCGATTACAAACCATTAGGCGTAGATATCGCTATTGACGAAGTATTCGTTTCCGATGGTGCAAAATCTGATGTTGGTAACATCCAAGAGTTATTCAGCGAAGATAACATCATTGCTATCACTGATCCAGTATACCCAGTATACTTAGATTCTAACGTAATGGGTGGTCGTACTGGCGAAGCAGTAGATGGTATCTTCCAAAAGGTTGTATACCTCCCTACTTACGCAGAAAATAACTTCTCTCCAGAATTCCCTTCTGAACGTGTAGATATCGTATATCTTTGCTCCCCTAACAATCCAACTGGTACTGTTTTGAGCCGTGCTCGTTTAGCAGAATGGATCAAATGGTGTAAAGATAATGATGCGATTTTAATGTTCGACTCCGCTTATGAAGCTTTCATTAGCACAGAAGATACTGTAAAATCCATCTACGAAATCGAAGGCGCTCGTGAAGTAGCTATCGAGTTCCGTTCCTTCTCCAAAACTGCTGGTTTCACTGGTACTCGTTGTGCTTACGCAGTTGTGCCTAAAGAAGTGACTGGCAAAACTAAATCCGGCGAACGTCAAGCGCTAAACCCTATGTGGAACCGTCGCCAATGCACTAAATTCAATGGTGTGCCTTACATCATCCAACGCGGTGCTGAAGCAGTATACACAAAAGAAGGTCGCGAACAAACTCGCGCTAACATTGCATACTACAAAGAAAACGCTCGCATCATCAAAGAAGGCCTTGAATCTATTGGTCTTACTGTATACGGTGGCGTTGACGCTCCATACATTTGGCTAAAAACTCCTGGCAACATGACTAGCTGGGAATTATTCGACATCTTACTCGAACAAGTTCAAATCGTATCTACACCAGGCTCTGGCTTTGGTCCTCACGGTGAAGGTTACCTTCGTTTAACAGCTTTCGGTAGCCGTGAAAATACAATTCGCGCCGTTGAAAGAATTAAAACATTAAAATTCTAA
- the selD gene encoding selenide, water dikinase SelD — translation MVRLTDYVTSGGCACKIGPHILNRVLKAVNPVTNEHVLADMTGADDAGVYKLSDTLALVQTLDFFTPMVNDPVLFGKIAAANALSDVYAMGGTPLTAMNIVGFPVPLVEQGVLTDVLNGAGSIVAESGAAIVGGHSIENKEPIFGMSVTGQVHPYRIWKNKGAQVGDVLVLTKRIGTGIMNNALKGDLFPVGTEQAVTSMSTLNRVGAEVAHNFTVHACTDVTGFSLMGHSVEMASASDVTIHIKAYDIPLFDDVIEAAQMGLVPAASYGNRKAITDVQVDESLDPVWTDILFDPQTSGGLLFSVPASEGDQLVEALHEAGIDCAAIIGAVESFSGLAVRVTE, via the coding sequence ATGGTACGACTCACTGATTACGTAACAAGTGGGGGGTGTGCATGTAAGATTGGGCCTCATATATTAAATCGCGTATTAAAAGCGGTGAATCCTGTTACTAATGAACATGTATTAGCAGATATGACAGGTGCCGATGACGCAGGCGTATATAAACTTTCAGATACACTAGCATTAGTACAAACATTGGATTTCTTTACGCCTATGGTTAATGATCCTGTATTATTTGGTAAAATTGCAGCGGCTAATGCGTTGAGTGATGTGTATGCTATGGGCGGAACACCATTAACGGCTATGAACATTGTGGGGTTCCCTGTGCCTCTTGTTGAACAAGGTGTATTAACAGATGTATTAAATGGGGCTGGATCCATTGTGGCTGAATCTGGTGCTGCTATCGTTGGCGGCCACAGCATTGAAAATAAAGAGCCTATCTTTGGTATGTCTGTAACAGGACAAGTGCATCCATATCGAATTTGGAAAAATAAAGGCGCCCAAGTAGGAGATGTACTGGTATTAACTAAGCGAATTGGTACAGGCATTATGAATAATGCTCTAAAAGGTGATTTGTTCCCTGTAGGTACCGAGCAAGCTGTGACTAGTATGAGTACGTTGAACAGAGTAGGAGCAGAGGTAGCACATAACTTTACCGTTCATGCATGTACAGATGTGACGGGCTTTAGCCTTATGGGGCACTCTGTAGAAATGGCTAGTGCTTCCGATGTTACTATTCATATTAAGGCTTACGACATTCCGCTCTTTGATGATGTTATCGAAGCGGCTCAAATGGGATTGGTGCCTGCTGCATCCTATGGTAATCGCAAGGCCATAACCGATGTACAAGTTGACGAGTCCTTAGATCCAGTGTGGACAGATATTCTCTTTGATCCACAAACCTCTGGGGGCTTACTGTTCTCCGTTCCTGCTAGCGAAGGTGATCAACTGGTTGAGGCTTTACATGAGGCTGGCATTGACTGTGCTGCTATTATTGGTGCTGTTGAAAGTTTCAGCGGTCTGGCTGTACGCGTTACAGAATAA